The following coding sequences are from one Hyphomicrobiales bacterium window:
- the lipB gene encoding lipoyl(octanoyl) transferase LipB, which yields MQEIHPILREATLDGDQLFLADQPIEWRVEPGLVDYDSAVEAMEERVADIRHGRKDELIWLVEHPPLYTAGTSADAADLVAPDRFPVFRTGRGGQYTYHGPGQRVAYVMLDLNRRGKDVRAFVAGLEAWIIATLDRFNVRGERREDRVGVWVRRPEKPSPIPGTVAEDKIAAIGIRVRQWVSFHGISINVEPDLEHFSGIVPCGVTEHGVTSLVDLGLPVTMEDLDLALKGEAESLFGPLAVSQPA from the coding sequence ATCCAGGAGATCCATCCCATTCTTCGCGAAGCAACCCTTGATGGCGATCAGCTGTTCTTGGCGGACCAGCCCATTGAATGGCGCGTTGAGCCCGGCTTGGTGGACTATGATTCTGCTGTTGAGGCGATGGAGGAGCGTGTTGCAGACATCCGCCATGGTCGCAAAGATGAGCTGATCTGGCTGGTCGAGCACCCGCCACTTTACACGGCTGGCACCAGTGCAGACGCCGCCGATCTGGTGGCGCCGGATCGGTTCCCTGTCTTCAGGACCGGTCGAGGCGGCCAGTACACCTATCACGGCCCCGGCCAACGCGTTGCCTATGTGATGCTCGACCTCAACAGGCGCGGCAAGGATGTGCGCGCATTCGTTGCCGGTCTTGAGGCTTGGATCATTGCGACGCTTGATCGCTTTAATGTTCGCGGCGAGCGGCGTGAGGATCGCGTTGGCGTTTGGGTGCGAAGGCCGGAAAAGCCCTCACCCATTCCTGGGACCGTTGCTGAGGACAAAATTGCGGCGATTGGCATACGGGTGCGCCAATGGGTGAGCTTTCACGGCATCAGCATCAATGTTGAGCCGGACCTGGAGCATTTCTCCGGCATCGTGCCGTGCGGGGTGACCGAGCATGGGGTCACGAGCTTGGTCGATCTCGGACTGCCCGTGACGATGGAAGATCTCGACCTGGCCCTCAAGGGGGAAGCGGAAAGCCTGTTTGGGCCGCTCGCGGTGTCGCAACCGGCTTAG
- a CDS encoding SagB/ThcOx family dehydrogenase has translation MHYRAAHALVFYAEGETGLIGLNYLQNKRFAGKADIITLLSSMGDWNTVDALAKTLGVTDPALLSQNLENLADAGIVIREGSSEAALEDAHFSAWKWGAPAALYHHIVQDRQVMSVDEALEKQREKIDTTDQPDAYFVPDTDADKIELPRAWAVDGAKLGATMDARRSVREVTGAPVSLDALSDCLRAGFGINGYTQNEAGVRLPYGLTPSGGARNPYDAFVYVDAVDGLAPGIYRYAPLAHALVPVGEAGSSFSEMLGGQDWPDRMACFILMRADFARSMWKYDDANAYRVMLIEAGHIGQNIMLAATAHGLTACPSAALNHAQVAHDLGHSDDPVKAAIYALGLGHPNAEAADAQIITDADLPFAMT, from the coding sequence ATGCACTATCGGGCGGCGCACGCCTTAGTTTTTTATGCCGAAGGCGAGACTGGACTGATCGGTCTCAACTACCTCCAAAACAAGCGATTTGCCGGCAAGGCCGACATCATCACTTTGCTAAGCTCGATGGGCGACTGGAACACGGTCGATGCCCTCGCCAAAACTCTCGGAGTGACCGACCCGGCACTCCTTTCCCAAAATCTTGAAAACCTTGCCGATGCTGGCATCGTGATCCGCGAAGGATCGAGCGAAGCCGCACTCGAGGACGCGCATTTCTCCGCCTGGAAATGGGGGGCGCCGGCCGCCCTTTACCACCACATCGTCCAGGATCGACAGGTTATGTCGGTCGATGAGGCCCTGGAAAAACAGCGCGAGAAGATCGACACCACCGATCAGCCTGACGCCTATTTCGTGCCCGACACCGACGCAGACAAAATCGAGCTGCCGCGCGCATGGGCGGTCGACGGTGCCAAACTTGGCGCGACGATGGATGCCCGGCGCAGCGTTCGCGAGGTCACCGGCGCGCCGGTGTCGCTGGACGCTCTATCCGACTGCCTGCGCGCCGGCTTTGGCATCAATGGCTACACGCAAAATGAAGCCGGTGTAAGGTTGCCCTATGGGCTGACGCCATCGGGCGGCGCGCGCAATCCTTATGACGCCTTTGTCTACGTTGATGCGGTCGACGGCTTGGCGCCAGGCATCTATCGCTATGCGCCGCTTGCCCATGCCTTGGTGCCAGTCGGTGAAGCGGGCAGCAGCTTCTCAGAAATGCTTGGCGGGCAGGATTGGCCCGACCGCATGGCGTGCTTCATCCTAATGCGGGCCGATTTCGCCCGTAGCATGTGGAAATATGATGATGCGAACGCTTATCGCGTCATGCTCATCGAGGCCGGGCACATCGGTCAAAACATTATGCTGGCCGCCACAGCGCATGGCCTGACGGCGTGTCCTTCGGCGGCCCTCAACCACGCGCAGGTGGCGCACGATCTCGGTCATAGCGACGATCCGGTCAAAGCGGCGATTTATGCGCTCGGGTTAGGACATCCCAACGCTGAGGCGGCAGACGCACAGATCATCACCGATGCCGATCTGCCGTTTGCAATGACATAG
- a CDS encoding extracellular solute-binding protein, with protein MKKLLLASAVSIGAIMASGSVAYADCAIDNDVELSSLTAGFEAWKSVTDAMAECGNFTAELDQEFRTKQPAAFAADPALYQIGGVSNGTVTPLLNEGTIRPLDDLVAAYGQDLSPNQLIRVDGQIMAVAMMVNTQHLMYRQDIFDDLGLDVPTTWDEVIIAAEAIQEAGVVEYPLGGTMKAGWNIAQDFNNMFLGFGGNFVNDDGTPNVNSDAGVNALEMMARLTEFMDPEYLVSDSTYVQQQFQQGTIAMANLWASRAAAMDNPDESQVVGLVSTAAAPRAMPNGAPATTLWWDGIVIASNITDDEAEAAFQVALEGIDTDMVMENNEDAIWLIPGYEPNRLAEGAIATATSDPAPQSYPSSTEMGLMHTALGNQLPAFFTGELSAEETLEAVETEYLTAAEEAGIL; from the coding sequence ATGAAAAAACTTCTTCTCGCCAGTGCCGTATCGATCGGTGCGATCATGGCGTCCGGCTCGGTGGCGTATGCCGACTGCGCTATCGACAATGATGTGGAACTGTCGTCGCTGACCGCAGGATTTGAGGCCTGGAAGTCGGTCACCGACGCGATGGCTGAATGCGGAAATTTCACCGCTGAGCTTGATCAGGAATTCCGCACCAAGCAGCCGGCGGCCTTCGCCGCTGACCCCGCCCTTTATCAGATCGGTGGCGTGTCGAACGGGACGGTCACGCCGCTGCTAAACGAAGGCACAATCCGCCCGCTTGATGATCTGGTGGCTGCGTATGGCCAAGATCTGTCACCCAACCAGCTGATCCGTGTCGATGGCCAGATCATGGCCGTGGCGATGATGGTGAACACCCAGCATCTGATGTACCGCCAGGACATCTTCGATGATCTTGGCTTGGATGTTCCAACGACTTGGGACGAGGTCATTATCGCTGCTGAAGCGATCCAGGAAGCTGGCGTGGTGGAGTATCCGCTTGGCGGAACGATGAAAGCCGGGTGGAATATCGCTCAGGATTTCAACAACATGTTCCTCGGGTTTGGCGGGAATTTCGTCAATGATGACGGCACACCGAACGTCAATTCCGACGCTGGCGTGAACGCCCTGGAGATGATGGCGCGCCTGACGGAGTTCATGGACCCGGAGTACCTGGTCTCCGACAGCACCTATGTGCAGCAGCAGTTCCAGCAGGGCACCATCGCGATGGCCAATCTCTGGGCCTCGCGCGCTGCGGCCATGGACAATCCTGATGAGAGCCAGGTTGTGGGCCTGGTCAGCACGGCTGCTGCACCGCGCGCCATGCCCAACGGTGCGCCTGCCACCACCTTGTGGTGGGACGGCATCGTAATCGCCTCCAACATCACCGACGACGAAGCCGAAGCCGCCTTCCAGGTCGCGCTGGAAGGCATCGACACCGACATGGTGATGGAAAACAACGAGGATGCCATCTGGCTGATCCCGGGCTATGAGCCGAACCGTTTGGCCGAAGGTGCCATCGCCACGGCAACGTCCGACCCTGCGCCGCAATCCTATCCGTCATCGACAGAAATGGGGCTGATGCACACTGCGCTTGGCAACCAGCTGCCAGCCTTCTTCACCGGCGAACTGTCGGCCGAAGAAACGCTCGAAGCAGTGGAAACCGAATATCTCACGGCCGCTGAAGAAGCCGGGATTCTCTAA
- a CDS encoding FliM/FliN family flagellar motor switch protein codes for MQNPIESISVDIAVELGAAVMPVHQLLRMGRGAVIELETLPNEHVKVLANNMQIAEAEVVVSGDAIAVAITQIGKSEL; via the coding sequence ATGCAAAATCCCATTGAAAGCATCTCCGTTGATATCGCCGTCGAGCTTGGCGCCGCCGTTATGCCGGTTCACCAGCTTCTGCGGATGGGCCGTGGCGCGGTCATTGAACTGGAAACGCTGCCCAACGAGCATGTAAAGGTTTTGGCCAACAATATGCAGATCGCCGAAGCCGAAGTCGTTGTCAGCGGCGACGCCATTGCCGTTGCGATCACGCAAATCGGCAAGTCTGAGCTTTAA
- a CDS encoding ester cyclase gives MTDFRANAHTFLNMLVRAPESVLTDLVHEHLAPDCNWELSHPINRLVGPDAVLDGFLRPLRNALTRVQRRDEIFIGGDNRREEGGQWVASVTHYLGNFDAPFLGIEPSHHLMFLRAGEFYRIDDGLITKARIILDIPDMIRQCGIDPFGLSYGLETLFPGPATHDGVLPTGGASQGKASLDVVEGMLADLHHFDPNTFSSSNQTGASGYWHEDMLWFGPAGIGSNYLWSGFVKDHREGFLRAFPDREGGNHYCRIGDGNYAAISGWPSMTMTFQGDYLGVKADGRALTLRVMDFYRCADGKIMENWVLLDYNDLMAQMGVDLIARAQSLAG, from the coding sequence ATGACTGATTTTCGAGCAAATGCGCACACGTTTCTAAACATGCTGGTACGCGCACCGGAATCAGTGCTCACCGATCTCGTTCATGAGCACCTGGCGCCTGACTGCAATTGGGAACTTTCGCATCCGATCAACCGCCTTGTCGGGCCGGATGCTGTTCTCGACGGGTTCTTGCGGCCCTTGCGCAATGCCCTCACCCGCGTGCAACGGCGCGATGAGATTTTCATTGGCGGCGACAATCGCCGAGAAGAAGGTGGGCAATGGGTGGCTTCGGTGACGCACTATCTTGGCAATTTCGATGCGCCGTTTCTCGGGATCGAGCCATCGCATCACCTCATGTTTCTGCGCGCCGGCGAGTTCTATCGGATCGATGATGGCCTGATCACCAAGGCGCGGATCATTCTTGACATCCCGGACATGATCCGCCAGTGCGGCATCGATCCCTTTGGCCTGTCTTATGGGTTGGAGACCCTGTTTCCTGGCCCGGCGACCCATGACGGCGTGCTGCCCACAGGCGGCGCCAGTCAGGGGAAGGCGTCGCTTGATGTGGTGGAAGGCATGCTGGCGGACCTCCATCACTTCGACCCCAACACGTTTTCATCGAGCAACCAGACGGGTGCGTCGGGCTACTGGCACGAGGACATGCTGTGGTTCGGACCGGCAGGTATCGGATCGAACTATCTATGGTCAGGGTTTGTGAAGGACCACCGGGAAGGTTTCTTACGCGCCTTTCCAGACCGCGAGGGCGGCAACCATTACTGCCGGATCGGTGACGGCAATTATGCCGCGATCTCCGGCTGGCCCTCGATGACCATGACGTTTCAGGGTGACTATCTCGGTGTGAAGGCCGATGGCCGTGCTTTGACGCTGCGCGTGATGGACTTTTATCGCTGCGCCGATGGCAAGATCATGGAGAACTGGGTCTTGCTAGATTACAATGATTTGATGGCGCAGATGGGGGTCGATTTGATCGCCCGTGCCCAAAGTCTGGCCGGTTGA
- the ggt gene encoding gamma-glutamyltransferase codes for MRITFALTVAALMTSTALAQQAADDVSPEMASQSAFSELSDAAMAAMEAKEAGLPVEADNWMVAAANPLAVEAGADVLRAGGTAADAMVAVQAVLGLVEPQSSGLGGGAFLVWYDAQSGEVTTLDGRETAPLSITPTLFQDETGEPLRFFDAVVGGLSVGTPGTPALMEAAHRQWGNANWGSLFDAAINHAEEGFTVSPRLATLVAGDAERLSRFPATANYFLPSGAPLAEGSTLTNQAYADTLRAIAAEGTSAFYTGPIAEGIVAAVRSAEGNPGHLSLTDLELYEVIEREAVCADYRGHDVCGMGPPSSGALTVGQILGMAASYDLAGMGPESADAWRIIGDASRLAFADRGRYMADSDFVPMPTEGLVDPGYLAMRAELLAGDDALPEVSAGMPEWDHAMLLADDESLEFPSTSHISIVDAFGNALSMTTTIENGFGSRVMAPGGFLLNNELTDFSFRTQRDGVPIANRIEPGKRPRSSMSPTIVLQDGAPILVIGSPGGSRIIGYVAQTIIAHLDWGMDVQAAINMPHLVNRFGTYDVEEGTNAVDFQGPLEEMGYEVNVRALTSGLHAIAIGDGLSGGADPRREGIALGE; via the coding sequence ATGCGGATCACCTTTGCCCTAACAGTGGCGGCGTTGATGACGTCCACGGCCTTGGCCCAGCAAGCAGCCGATGATGTTTCACCGGAAATGGCGTCGCAAAGCGCATTTTCAGAGCTCAGCGATGCGGCCATGGCCGCGATGGAGGCCAAAGAAGCCGGACTGCCTGTTGAGGCGGACAATTGGATGGTCGCAGCGGCCAATCCGCTGGCGGTTGAGGCCGGCGCCGATGTTCTGCGCGCAGGTGGGACAGCTGCCGATGCGATGGTCGCCGTCCAAGCGGTTCTGGGTCTGGTCGAGCCGCAGTCCTCGGGCCTTGGTGGCGGCGCGTTTCTGGTTTGGTACGATGCGCAATCCGGCGAGGTCACAACGCTTGATGGGCGCGAAACGGCTCCACTTTCGATCACACCAACGCTGTTTCAAGACGAAACTGGTGAGCCGTTACGGTTTTTCGATGCGGTGGTTGGCGGTTTGTCGGTTGGCACGCCAGGCACCCCTGCCCTCATGGAGGCGGCCCATCGCCAATGGGGCAACGCCAATTGGGGCAGCTTGTTTGACGCTGCCATCAATCACGCCGAAGAGGGCTTCACTGTCTCGCCGCGCCTCGCAACGCTGGTAGCTGGCGATGCTGAACGGCTCAGCCGTTTTCCTGCGACGGCGAACTATTTTCTCCCCAGCGGCGCACCGCTCGCCGAAGGATCAACGCTGACCAATCAGGCCTATGCCGATACGCTCCGCGCCATCGCGGCCGAAGGCACATCGGCTTTCTACACCGGCCCAATCGCGGAGGGTATCGTCGCGGCGGTGCGCAGCGCTGAGGGTAATCCCGGGCATCTCAGTCTCACCGACCTGGAACTCTATGAGGTGATCGAGCGCGAGGCGGTGTGCGCTGATTATCGCGGTCACGACGTCTGTGGCATGGGGCCACCGTCGTCCGGTGCGCTGACAGTGGGCCAGATCCTCGGCATGGCGGCCTCCTACGATCTTGCAGGCATGGGACCGGAGAGTGCTGACGCGTGGCGGATCATTGGCGATGCCTCGCGTTTGGCGTTCGCCGATCGCGGTCGCTACATGGCCGACAGTGACTTTGTTCCGATGCCGACCGAAGGGCTGGTTGATCCAGGCTATCTGGCCATGCGGGCCGAACTGCTGGCCGGTGATGATGCTTTGCCGGAAGTATCAGCCGGGATGCCCGAATGGGATCATGCAATGCTGCTGGCGGATGATGAATCGCTGGAGTTTCCATCGACCAGTCACATCTCGATTGTCGATGCCTTCGGCAATGCACTGTCGATGACAACAACGATCGAGAACGGATTCGGATCGCGCGTCATGGCGCCGGGCGGGTTCCTGCTCAACAATGAACTGACTGATTTCTCCTTCAGAACCCAACGTGACGGTGTGCCGATTGCCAACCGGATCGAGCCTGGCAAACGGCCGCGCTCATCCATGTCCCCAACCATCGTATTGCAGGATGGTGCGCCGATCCTCGTCATCGGGTCGCCGGGTGGCAGCCGGATTATCGGTTACGTCGCGCAAACGATCATTGCCCATCTGGATTGGGGCATGGATGTTCAGGCGGCCATCAACATGCCGCATCTGGTCAATCGCTTTGGCACCTATGACGTTGAGGAAGGTACGAACGCTGTCGACTTTCAAGGGCCGCTGGAAGAAATGGGCTATGAGGTGAATGTCCGCGCATTGACGTCTGGCCTGCACGCTATCGCCATCGGCGATGGCCTGTCCGGTGGCGCCGACCCACGCCGCGAAGGCATTGCGCTCGGCGAATAA
- a CDS encoding ABC transporter ATP-binding protein, whose protein sequence is MAEIQLRNVCKRWGSFIGVDDFDLTIADREFLVLLGPSGCGKTTTMRMIAGLEEATSGDINIAGRRVNDLDPKDRDIAMVFQSYALYPNMNVYENIRFPLKVRKVPQAEHDARVRRASAMVELDEFLHRKPSELSGGQRQRVALARAIVREPNVFLMDEPLSNLDAKLRVSTRAQIKNLSHELAVTTIYVTHDQIEAMTLADRVVVMKQGVVQQVGTPTEIYDKPANTFVAGFIGSPAMNLMEGRLEGGTFKGDNVEVSGLQGPNGPAVLGFRAEDAQITNAGEINAPAYSVELLGDATMITVKAGGALIAVKAHKDYRTKIGAPAAIAVPPTICHLFDAESGLRIAD, encoded by the coding sequence ATGGCTGAGATTCAATTGCGCAATGTGTGCAAGCGTTGGGGCTCATTTATCGGCGTCGATGATTTCGATCTGACCATTGCCGACCGAGAATTTCTGGTCCTTCTTGGCCCTTCAGGCTGCGGCAAGACCACAACCATGCGCATGATCGCAGGGCTGGAAGAAGCTACAAGCGGCGATATCAACATTGCCGGCCGGCGGGTGAACGATCTCGATCCCAAGGATCGCGATATTGCCATGGTGTTCCAGAGCTACGCGCTCTACCCGAACATGAATGTCTACGAGAACATTCGCTTTCCGCTTAAGGTTCGCAAGGTGCCGCAAGCTGAGCACGATGCGCGCGTGCGTCGCGCGTCGGCGATGGTGGAGTTGGATGAGTTTCTGCACCGCAAGCCATCCGAACTGTCCGGCGGGCAACGCCAACGGGTCGCGCTTGCCCGGGCCATTGTGCGTGAGCCGAATGTCTTCCTGATGGATGAGCCGCTGTCGAATCTCGACGCAAAGCTGCGCGTGTCGACCCGCGCGCAGATAAAGAACCTGTCCCATGAACTGGCCGTCACGACGATTTACGTGACGCATGACCAGATCGAAGCGATGACGCTCGCCGACCGCGTGGTGGTCATGAAACAGGGTGTGGTCCAGCAAGTTGGAACGCCCACCGAGATCTACGACAAGCCGGCCAATACCTTTGTGGCCGGCTTTATCGGTTCGCCTGCAATGAATCTCATGGAAGGCAGGCTGGAGGGCGGCACTTTCAAGGGCGACAATGTCGAAGTGTCGGGACTTCAAGGGCCCAATGGTCCTGCAGTGCTCGGCTTCCGTGCCGAAGATGCGCAGATCACCAATGCCGGTGAGATCAATGCGCCGGCCTATTCGGTCGAGCTTCTCGGCGATGCCACCATGATTACCGTGAAGGCGGGTGGCGCCCTCATCGCCGTGAAGGCGCATAAAGACTACCGCACCAAGATCGGAGCGCCGGCTGCTATCGCGGTGCCGCCCACCATTTGTCACCTATTTGATGCCGAGAGCGGTCTGCGGATCGCCGATTAG
- a CDS encoding helix-turn-helix transcriptional regulator encodes MEVREVFARNLRNLCETQPSIASVCRDVDINRQQFARYLSGKGLPNAGNLEKICEYFGIVEAELFSSNRLVDANQDLKNKHPVSHQLMSMLDDEELAHIDPGLYFVDFTGPQHENTVVRSVLIVRRLGNIMAFRRITGFGERRSSWWSQYYGDHQGVIIERRGNFYFLGINSTGTREPSMLVLRYAVTDRFVLVGHASIIGPTGPTTMAAVITAAPKAMNLRGALRNARSHAVDAPTIPMDVIDLLDIERHNLAKKPAPLIHAIPP; translated from the coding sequence ATGGAAGTACGCGAAGTGTTCGCGCGAAATCTGCGCAATCTGTGTGAAACGCAGCCAAGCATTGCAAGCGTTTGCAGAGATGTCGACATTAACCGCCAACAGTTCGCACGTTACCTGAGCGGCAAGGGTTTGCCCAATGCGGGGAATCTTGAGAAAATATGCGAGTATTTCGGCATCGTCGAAGCCGAATTGTTCAGCTCCAATAGGTTGGTCGATGCGAACCAGGACCTCAAAAACAAACACCCCGTCAGCCATCAGCTCATGAGCATGCTGGACGACGAGGAACTCGCCCATATCGACCCCGGGCTTTATTTTGTCGATTTCACTGGCCCGCAACACGAGAACACTGTGGTGCGGTCTGTGCTCATCGTTAGGCGCCTTGGCAACATCATGGCATTTAGACGCATCACTGGGTTCGGGGAGCGTCGGAGCAGCTGGTGGTCCCAATATTATGGTGATCACCAGGGCGTCATCATAGAGCGTCGCGGGAATTTCTATTTTTTGGGCATTAACAGCACCGGGACCCGTGAACCATCGATGCTGGTGCTGCGCTACGCAGTAACCGATCGGTTTGTGCTGGTCGGTCATGCTTCCATCATCGGCCCAACCGGACCAACAACGATGGCAGCCGTGATCACCGCTGCACCGAAAGCGATGAATTTGCGCGGTGCGTTGCGCAATGCCCGCTCGCACGCGGTGGACGCACCGACCATACCGATGGACGTGATCGATTTGTTGGATATCGAGCGACACAATCTCGCCAAGAAACCGGCCCCCTTGATCCACGCCATTCCGCCGTGA